One stretch of Dokdonia sp. Hel_I_53 DNA includes these proteins:
- a CDS encoding DNA-3-methyladenine glycosylase I has product MLKNRCGWCVGDSVYEEYHDIEWGVPIKDDQTLFEFLVLETFQAGLSWITILRKRENFRKAFDNFDYKRIASYKEDKIQSLLQDEGIVRNKLKVRGTVVNAKLFMELQNEYGSFSNYLWAYVDHKPIKNSVRDYKNAPANTVLSDTISKDLKKRGFKFVGSTVIYAFMQAIGMVNDHEVDCWRYHIV; this is encoded by the coding sequence ATGCTAAAAAACAGATGTGGCTGGTGTGTAGGAGATTCGGTGTATGAAGAGTATCATGATATAGAATGGGGAGTTCCGATAAAGGATGACCAAACTCTTTTTGAATTTTTAGTATTAGAAACTTTTCAAGCTGGGTTAAGCTGGATTACTATTTTGCGTAAAAGAGAAAATTTTAGAAAAGCCTTCGACAATTTCGATTATAAACGTATTGCAAGCTACAAGGAAGATAAAATACAATCATTACTACAAGATGAAGGAATTGTACGCAATAAGCTAAAAGTTCGTGGTACCGTAGTAAACGCAAAATTATTCATGGAATTGCAAAATGAATACGGAAGCTTTTCAAATTACCTTTGGGCTTACGTAGATCATAAACCTATTAAAAATAGCGTGAGAGATTATAAAAATGCACCTGCAAATACAGTTTTAAGTGATACTATTTCTAAAGATCTCAAAAAGCGAGGTTTTAAATTTGTAGGATCTACGGTGATTTATGCTTTTATGCAAGCTATAGGTATGGTAAACGATCATGAAGTAGATTGTTGGAGGTATCATATCGTATAA
- the aat gene encoding leucyl/phenylalanyl-tRNA--protein transferase, protein MHYHQPRFPDHHLADEDGLLMVGGELTPDWLLKAYRSGIFPWYNDGQPILWWTPDPRMVVKPNDVKVSKSMRKVLRDNYFKVTYNQNFLEVILACKRIKRNGQEGTWITNDIVDAYLRLHELGYAISIEVWHEDELVGGLYGIDLKEKGVFCGESMFTTMSNASKAGFITLSRKLAALNYKLIDCQMYTEHLASLGADEISRDRFLKYLK, encoded by the coding sequence ATGCATTATCACCAGCCTCGGTTTCCAGATCACCACCTTGCAGATGAGGATGGCTTGCTTATGGTAGGAGGTGAACTCACACCGGACTGGCTTCTTAAAGCTTACCGCTCAGGAATCTTCCCGTGGTACAACGACGGGCAGCCCATTTTATGGTGGACACCAGACCCGAGAATGGTAGTAAAACCTAATGATGTAAAGGTCTCTAAGTCTATGCGTAAAGTATTACGCGATAATTATTTTAAAGTAACCTACAATCAAAATTTTCTTGAAGTAATTCTCGCTTGTAAGCGTATAAAACGTAATGGTCAGGAAGGCACTTGGATCACTAACGATATTGTAGATGCTTACTTAAGATTACATGAACTAGGATATGCTATCTCTATAGAGGTATGGCACGAAGATGAGCTAGTAGGAGGTTTGTATGGAATTGACCTCAAGGAGAAAGGCGTTTTTTGTGGAGAAAGCATGTTTACCACCATGAGCAATGCAAGTAAAGCGGGGTTTATTACGCTTTCGCGAAAGCTTGCCGCACTCAATTATAAGTTGATTGATTGCCAAATGTACACAGAACATCTCGCAAGTCTAGGTGCAGATGAGATCTCTAGGGATCGTTTCTTGAAATATCTAAAGTAG
- a CDS encoding DUF3127 domain-containing protein has translation MEVQGKIKKIGETQTFGNNGFRKREVVVTTEEQYPQHIMVEFVQDKTDLLNSYSVGQNVKISINLRGREWVSPQGETKYFNTVQGWRIENLSAANAGGGQPLPPMPPADSFEPASNLNTDDHDDLPF, from the coding sequence ATGGAAGTACAAGGAAAAATCAAGAAGATAGGTGAGACGCAAACTTTTGGGAACAACGGTTTTAGAAAAAGAGAAGTGGTAGTCACCACAGAAGAGCAATATCCGCAACACATTATGGTGGAGTTTGTTCAAGATAAAACAGATCTTTTAAACAGCTACTCAGTAGGTCAAAATGTGAAAATTAGCATTAACCTAAGAGGACGCGAGTGGGTAAGCCCACAAGGAGAGACTAAATATTTTAATACAGTGCAAGGGTGGAGAATAGAAAACTTAAGTGCTGCAAATGCAGGTGGAGGGCAACCGTTACCACCTATGCCTCCAGCAGACTCCTTTGAACCTGCATCAAATTTAAACACAGACGATCACGACGATCTTCCTTTCTAA
- a CDS encoding flavin reductase family protein, protein MLTIDPKEIPVSQLFGHLTGAVGPRPIAFASTVDKDGNVNLAPFSFFNVFGANPPILVYSPSRSGRDNTTKNTLDNVLEVSECTVNIVNYAMVQQMSLASTAYDKGINEFIKSGLTPVASEMVQPPRVSESPVQFECNVIEVKPLGDQGGAGNLVICEVLKIHLSKNILDENGGIDPVKIDQVSRLGGNWYGRAKEGLFEVPKPVARTGIGVDQIPQDIRNSSVLTGNDLGMLGNVENLPSEDAINAFAKANAQLKDVLAHEDNVSRHRIAQAFLAEKNVNKAWMVLLAKR, encoded by the coding sequence ATGCTCACTATAGATCCAAAAGAAATTCCAGTATCTCAGTTATTTGGTCATCTCACTGGAGCCGTAGGCCCTAGGCCTATCGCTTTTGCAAGTACTGTAGATAAGGATGGCAATGTTAACCTAGCACCATTTAGTTTCTTTAATGTATTTGGCGCAAACCCTCCTATTTTAGTGTATTCTCCATCTCGAAGTGGTCGGGATAACACTACAAAAAATACGTTGGATAATGTACTAGAGGTTTCAGAGTGCACCGTTAATATTGTAAATTATGCCATGGTACAGCAAATGTCTCTCGCTAGTACTGCCTATGATAAAGGGATAAACGAATTTATTAAGTCAGGTCTTACTCCCGTAGCTTCAGAAATGGTACAACCTCCTCGCGTTTCAGAATCACCCGTTCAGTTTGAATGTAATGTAATAGAGGTTAAACCACTAGGTGATCAGGGTGGTGCAGGAAATTTAGTAATCTGTGAAGTATTAAAAATACATCTCTCAAAAAACATCTTAGATGAAAATGGAGGCATTGATCCTGTAAAAATTGATCAAGTTTCCCGATTAGGCGGTAATTGGTACGGGCGTGCAAAAGAAGGGCTCTTTGAAGTACCCAAACCTGTTGCTAGAACAGGAATAGGAGTAGATCAAATACCTCAAGATATAAGAAATAGCAGTGTTCTTACGGGTAATGATTTGGGTATGTTGGGAAATGTAGAAAACTTACCTAGTGAGGATGCTATTAACGCTTTCGCGAAAGCAAATGCCCAATTAAAAGATGTGCTCGCTCACGAAGACAACGTTTCTAGACACAGAATTGCACAGGCCTTTCTTGCCGAAAAAAATGTGAATAAAGCGTGGATGGTTCTACTCGCAAAGCGGTAG
- a CDS encoding SPFH domain-containing protein, which produces MGIFDTIKEKLSHEFIDIIEWLDYTDDTIAHRFERYQNEIKNGAKLIVREGQTAVFVNEGQLADVFNPGTYDLTTQNLPILSTLKGWKFGFNSPFKAEVYFVNTHLFTDEKWGTKSPITLSDDRFGLVEIRAFGTYAFKIADAGKFITDIVGTDNNFTNFEINEHLKSLIATRFTDTVGEANLPIELYAANTSELSETCREVMKAEFLSVGIALEKFYIENVSMPEDLKKEIFEYSRIDKLDLDKLTKFKTAKAIEAAAANEGGTAGAGMGMGMGFVLAQQMGGLMGGQSEMGSQNQAQPQVTQGGSIPPPMPIPVQYFYAVNGAEQGPVSFEQLKSLFANRTINRESLIWKQGMSGWTMLQEVEDLKVFLGGNTPPPLPL; this is translated from the coding sequence ATGGGGATTTTTGATACAATTAAAGAGAAGCTTAGTCATGAATTTATCGATATCATTGAGTGGCTTGACTATACAGATGACACCATCGCACATCGCTTTGAAAGATATCAAAACGAGATAAAAAATGGAGCAAAATTAATTGTAAGAGAAGGACAAACGGCAGTTTTTGTGAATGAAGGACAGCTTGCAGACGTTTTTAATCCTGGCACATATGATCTTACTACTCAAAACCTACCCATTTTATCGACATTAAAAGGATGGAAATTTGGATTTAACTCGCCATTTAAAGCAGAGGTTTATTTTGTAAACACCCACCTCTTTACAGATGAAAAATGGGGCACAAAAAGTCCTATAACTTTGAGTGATGATCGTTTTGGACTAGTAGAGATAAGAGCATTTGGGACTTATGCTTTTAAAATTGCAGATGCAGGGAAGTTTATTACAGATATTGTCGGCACAGATAATAATTTTACAAATTTTGAAATTAATGAACACCTCAAAAGTCTAATTGCCACACGATTTACAGATACCGTTGGAGAGGCTAACTTACCTATTGAATTGTATGCTGCAAATACCTCTGAGCTTTCAGAAACCTGTAGAGAAGTGATGAAGGCAGAATTTTTATCTGTTGGTATTGCTTTAGAAAAATTTTATATAGAAAATGTGTCTATGCCTGAAGATCTTAAAAAAGAGATCTTTGAATACAGTCGCATTGATAAATTAGACCTAGATAAGCTTACTAAATTCAAAACAGCAAAAGCAATAGAGGCGGCTGCTGCAAATGAAGGCGGTACGGCAGGAGCTGGGATGGGTATGGGCATGGGTTTTGTGCTTGCTCAACAAATGGGGGGTCTAATGGGAGGACAATCAGAAATGGGTTCTCAAAATCAAGCTCAGCCTCAAGTAACCCAAGGAGGTTCTATACCACCACCTATGCCTATTCCGGTACAATATTTTTATGCTGTAAATGGTGCAGAGCAAGGCCCCGTCTCGTTTGAGCAACTCAAATCACTATTTGCAAACCGCACTATTAATAGAGAAAGTTTGATCTGGAAGCAAGGAATGTCCGGATGGACTATGCTACAAGAGGTAGAGGATTTGAAAGTTTTTCTTGGAGGCAATACTCCACCGCCATTACCATTATAA
- a CDS encoding DNA helicase PriA: MEEKHIHKTELKKACINCGAELRYKPATTSITCDYCGHQEEISIATSTFEELELYPYLDKMGDQKNSEEIAILHCKNCGANQHVEENYKSLHCVYCSMPLILEDFATEEWILPGAVLPFQIDKEKAFQVFKNWVRGLWWAPNKLKKASLDPQFTKGLYLPYWTFDAQLSATYLGQRGEYYYETQTYKDNQGNRKTRQVKKTRWHPASGKVSGFVDDTLIEASAQRAGRIPSKIARWDLQKLKPFNSSFLAGFVTEKYTIPLKKGHISSKETAKDIATSWAMTDIGGDTQRVTTIDMNLTEETFKHILLPVYVSAYRYNGKEYNFFVNGETGALSGKRPYSFWKIFFAIFAALLLVGVIVLLTQYGQNVGS; the protein is encoded by the coding sequence ATGGAAGAAAAACACATCCATAAAACAGAATTAAAAAAAGCGTGTATAAACTGCGGTGCTGAGCTTAGATACAAGCCTGCAACGACTTCTATAACGTGTGACTATTGCGGTCATCAAGAAGAAATCTCTATAGCGACGAGCACATTTGAAGAGCTAGAGTTGTATCCCTATTTAGATAAGATGGGGGATCAAAAAAACAGTGAAGAAATAGCTATACTACATTGTAAAAATTGTGGCGCAAACCAACATGTAGAAGAAAACTATAAATCCCTACATTGTGTGTACTGTAGTATGCCTCTCATACTTGAAGATTTTGCTACAGAAGAGTGGATATTGCCTGGGGCTGTACTTCCGTTTCAAATAGATAAAGAAAAAGCTTTTCAAGTCTTTAAAAATTGGGTGCGAGGTCTATGGTGGGCACCTAATAAACTAAAAAAAGCATCCTTAGATCCTCAGTTTACCAAGGGGCTGTATTTACCATACTGGACGTTTGACGCACAGCTTTCGGCCACTTATTTAGGACAAAGAGGTGAATACTATTATGAAACCCAAACTTACAAAGACAATCAAGGAAATAGAAAAACACGCCAAGTGAAAAAAACAAGATGGCACCCTGCTTCTGGTAAGGTCTCTGGTTTTGTAGACGATACTCTTATAGAAGCATCAGCTCAGCGGGCAGGTAGAATTCCTTCAAAAATAGCAAGATGGGATTTACAAAAATTAAAGCCTTTTAATAGTAGTTTTTTAGCAGGCTTTGTTACAGAAAAGTATACAATACCCTTAAAGAAAGGCCATATATCTTCTAAGGAAACAGCTAAGGATATTGCTACCTCATGGGCAATGACAGATATAGGAGGAGATACACAACGTGTAACTACAATTGATATGAATTTAACAGAAGAGACTTTTAAACATATACTGTTACCTGTATATGTGAGCGCTTATCGATATAATGGGAAGGAGTATAATTTTTTTGTAAATGGAGAAACGGGAGCATTATCTGGAAAAAGGCCATATTCTTTTTGGAAAATATTCTTTGCCATATTTGCAGCGCTTCTACTCGTGGGTGTTATTGTGCTGCTTACTCAGTATGGACAAAATGTAGGTTCTTAA
- a CDS encoding OsmC family peroxiredoxin, which yields MKFTRKAKAHWEGSGKEGQGTISTDSTAMNEEKYAFGSRFEKGVGTNPEELVGAAHSGCYTMQLSFLLNEEDYVADTLDTDAHVTFEDGEITTIKLVTKGKVPNITKEKFEEIAQKAKKVCPMSKLVKADVSLEATLL from the coding sequence ATGAAATTTACGAGAAAAGCAAAAGCACATTGGGAAGGAAGTGGTAAAGAAGGTCAAGGAACCATTTCTACTGATAGTACAGCTATGAATGAAGAAAAATACGCTTTTGGTAGCAGATTTGAAAAAGGAGTTGGAACAAATCCAGAAGAATTAGTAGGAGCGGCACACTCAGGCTGTTATACGATGCAATTAAGCTTTTTATTAAATGAAGAAGATTATGTAGCAGATACACTTGATACTGATGCACATGTAACTTTTGAAGATGGAGAAATTACTACCATAAAACTAGTTACAAAAGGAAAAGTACCTAATATCACAAAAGAGAAATTTGAAGAGATAGCACAAAAGGCAAAAAAAGTTTGTCCTATGTCAAAATTAGTAAAAGCAGATGTTAGTCTTGAAGCCACACTTTTATAG
- a CDS encoding acyl-CoA thioesterase, translating into MYTKEFDIRWSDIDANRHLANSAYVNFMSHTRMGYMIENGLSQKEMVQYNLGPVIFHEQLFFFKEAFQGKPITVTFELGGASEDGMFFKFVHNFYDHKGRNLARGSMQGGWIDLKSRKMVGLPESLKPILTNAPKTNDFKVLTKEDMRAHGEFPKDIEQKN; encoded by the coding sequence ATGTATACAAAAGAATTTGATATAAGATGGAGTGATATTGATGCTAACAGACATTTGGCAAACTCAGCTTATGTTAATTTTATGTCTCACACACGTATGGGATATATGATAGAAAATGGATTAAGTCAAAAAGAGATGGTGCAATACAACTTAGGCCCCGTAATCTTTCATGAACAATTATTTTTCTTCAAAGAGGCTTTTCAAGGAAAACCTATAACCGTAACCTTTGAGCTAGGTGGCGCTAGTGAAGACGGTATGTTTTTCAAATTTGTACATAACTTTTACGATCACAAAGGAAGAAACTTAGCTAGAGGAAGTATGCAAGGAGGGTGGATAGACTTAAAATCAAGAAAAATGGTAGGTCTTCCAGAATCTCTAAAGCCTATCCTTACAAATGCTCCAAAAACGAATGATTTCAAAGTCCTTACAAAGGAAGACATGAGAGCACATGGTGAGTTTCCTAAAGATATCGAACAAAAAAATTAG
- a CDS encoding peptidogalycan biosysnthesis protein, translating to MLQIDIKEISTVATIPESVFKELGCVDSFYFSKDFLDAFESQNKDITYNYLLFSKNNQPIAIAITQKLDIALNPAVKQIQYPLKLIASIRSLFIAKEFSTTICGNIFLSGNYGVFCKEQKDLKNIIYILCNRLLTGKKKKTNLFFFKDFDDTQNTAARVSERFNFTAFDVEPNMVIDVQWQSFDSYKNRLKSKYRVKLNKADASSNSLEVKTLDAHEIRYHMPRLQELYENVTRKATFNILNLNLETYALLKERFRESILFNIYKKENLIVGFSTAFHYKETLDAHFVGLDYRYNKKYAIYPRMLNDYVRLGINLRVKKINLGRTASEIKSTLGATPDYLKCYVKHKRTVPNLLFKPLLKQLKMKAFKQHSPIKE from the coding sequence ATGTTGCAAATTGATATAAAAGAAATAAGTACGGTTGCTACTATTCCTGAATCTGTTTTTAAGGAGTTAGGTTGTGTAGATTCTTTTTATTTTTCTAAGGATTTCCTAGATGCTTTTGAAAGTCAAAATAAGGATATCACATATAACTACCTTCTCTTTTCAAAAAACAATCAGCCGATTGCAATAGCCATCACACAAAAATTAGACATTGCATTAAACCCTGCTGTAAAACAGATACAATACCCCTTGAAATTAATTGCAAGCATTCGGTCATTATTCATAGCTAAAGAATTTTCTACTACAATATGCGGCAACATCTTTCTAAGTGGTAACTATGGTGTTTTTTGTAAAGAACAAAAAGATCTAAAAAACATCATTTATATCCTTTGTAATAGACTTCTAACAGGAAAGAAAAAAAAGACAAACTTATTTTTTTTTAAAGACTTTGACGACACACAAAATACAGCTGCTCGCGTATCAGAAAGATTTAATTTTACTGCTTTTGACGTTGAGCCTAATATGGTAATTGATGTGCAATGGCAAAGTTTTGATAGCTATAAAAATAGACTTAAATCAAAGTATCGAGTTAAGTTAAATAAGGCAGATGCTTCTAGTAACTCTTTAGAAGTCAAAACTCTTGATGCTCATGAAATACGTTATCATATGCCAAGACTACAAGAGTTGTATGAGAATGTGACTAGAAAAGCGACCTTTAATATCTTAAACTTAAATTTAGAAACCTACGCTTTATTAAAAGAACGCTTTCGCGAAAGCATTCTTTTTAATATTTACAAAAAAGAAAATCTCATCGTTGGCTTTTCAACAGCTTTTCATTACAAAGAAACACTTGATGCACATTTTGTTGGGTTAGACTATAGGTATAATAAAAAGTATGCTATTTACCCAAGAATGTTGAACGATTACGTACGACTAGGAATTAATCTAAGAGTAAAAAAAATAAATCTAGGTAGAACAGCTTCAGAAATTAAAAGCACTCTAGGTGCTACTCCAGACTATTTAAAATGTTATGTAAAGCATAAGCGTACTGTACCTAATTTACTTTTTAAGCCATTGCTCAAGCAGCTTAAAATGAAAGCGTTTAAACAGCATTCTCCTATTAAAGAGTAA
- a CDS encoding DMT family transporter → MKKRYLAFLAAFSASFIYGVNHTLAKDLMPTYVQAYGFIMLRVLGAAILFWITSLFFPREKIERKDWWRIISCALFGMTLNMLMFFKGLELSTPINSSVVITLSPVILLILSALFLKEKITWLKGSGIAIGLIGALILILFGVKTQTNAPNITLGNTLFIINATAYSIYLILVKPLTAKYSSITLMKWFFLIAIFTNAPVGLPQFLEIQWSELPLNVIGVMLFVVVGTTYLTYLFNVFALKELKPSTIGAFIYLQPLIATIVAIILGADSLSTIRIIAASLIFLGVYLSTKRKKPNVAN, encoded by the coding sequence ATGAAAAAGCGTTATTTAGCTTTCCTTGCAGCTTTTAGCGCAAGTTTTATTTATGGTGTAAACCACACACTCGCAAAAGACCTCATGCCTACCTATGTACAGGCCTACGGGTTTATCATGCTTCGAGTATTAGGTGCTGCGATTTTATTTTGGATTACGAGTCTCTTTTTTCCTAGAGAAAAAATAGAGCGTAAAGACTGGTGGCGCATTATAAGCTGTGCACTTTTCGGAATGACTTTAAACATGCTTATGTTTTTTAAAGGTCTCGAGCTCTCCACTCCCATTAATAGTAGTGTTGTGATCACATTATCCCCAGTAATTCTTTTAATTCTCTCTGCGCTGTTTTTAAAAGAAAAAATTACTTGGCTAAAAGGATCTGGTATAGCTATAGGTCTTATAGGGGCACTTATTCTTATTTTATTTGGCGTAAAAACACAAACTAATGCTCCAAATATCACTTTAGGAAACACCTTGTTTATTATAAACGCAACTGCATATTCTATTTATTTAATATTAGTAAAACCTCTTACAGCAAAATATTCCTCTATTACTCTTATGAAGTGGTTTTTTTTAATTGCCATATTTACAAACGCCCCTGTTGGATTACCTCAATTCTTAGAGATCCAATGGAGTGAACTTCCTTTAAATGTAATAGGTGTGATGTTATTTGTTGTTGTAGGAACGACATATCTTACATACTTATTTAATGTTTTTGCCTTAAAAGAACTCAAGCCTTCCACCATAGGAGCATTTATTTACCTACAACCCCTCATTGCAACGATTGTAGCCATTATTTTAGGAGCAGATTCACTATCAACTATACGCATAATTGCAGCATCCTTAATATTCTTAGGTGTTTATTTAAGTACCAAACGAAAAAAACCAAATGTTGCAAATTGA
- a CDS encoding arsenate reductase family protein: MKKIYHLSTCNTCQRIISEINPGADVVLQDIKTEAITEKQLEEMYKLSGSYESLFSKRAQLYRQRGLNTQSLNENDFKELILEHYTFLKRPVIIIDDQIFIGNSKKNIASAADALLK, translated from the coding sequence ATGAAAAAAATATATCACTTATCTACTTGTAATACTTGCCAGCGTATTATTTCTGAGATAAACCCTGGGGCAGATGTTGTATTACAAGATATAAAGACAGAGGCTATAACAGAAAAACAGCTAGAAGAAATGTATAAACTCTCGGGAAGTTACGAGTCTTTATTCAGTAAGCGTGCACAACTATATAGACAGCGAGGTCTTAACACACAATCGCTTAATGAGAATGATTTTAAAGAACTTATTCTAGAGCACTATACTTTTCTTAAAAGACCTGTAATTATTATTGACGATCAGATATTTATTGGTAATTCTAAAAAAAATATAGCTTCTGCTGCCGATGCACTTTTAAAATAG
- a CDS encoding DinB family protein: MDYSFQICLKNRQILERFINGHTLEQLNKIPKGFNNNLVWNIGHSIATQQLLTYGLSGVKPQIDMDFINTYKKGTRPEKDVSQDDVNSIHKMLFSTLETLEEDYKMGLFSTFKEYTLSTTGGVLSKVEHAIEFNNFHEGLHLGCCIQLSKLVK; this comes from the coding sequence ATGGACTATAGTTTTCAAATATGCCTTAAGAATCGTCAAATTTTAGAGCGTTTTATAAACGGGCACACACTGGAGCAACTTAATAAAATCCCAAAGGGATTTAATAATAATCTTGTTTGGAATATAGGGCACAGTATTGCAACCCAACAGTTGCTCACCTATGGTTTGTCAGGTGTAAAACCACAAATAGATATGGACTTCATTAATACGTATAAGAAAGGAACAAGACCCGAGAAGGATGTTTCACAAGATGACGTAAATAGTATACATAAGATGCTTTTTTCTACCTTAGAAACCCTAGAAGAAGATTATAAAATGGGTCTGTTCTCAACCTTTAAAGAATACACATTGTCTACCACAGGTGGAGTTCTATCAAAGGTTGAGCACGCTATAGAGTTTAATAATTTTCACGAAGGGCTACATTTGGGCTGCTGTATACAACTAAGTAAATTAGTTAAATAG
- a CDS encoding PdaC/SigV domain-containing protein codes for MKCFFIRLAQATFDNMINHKDKFLYTIILLFAWGCEQTVEYKSHIDTFTTENAINCFSDTCPAVVLNLVVIDNPKSLTEVTNNWTKLVAFQLMDFTDYDMQTSFNEAIASYINSSQISYPETSELSVAHELSIDTDISYKSNELLSILLSGYAFSGGAHGYDYELYGNFNPHTGREFSRDELLKEGFYAFAKAQLQKEFPNLSIAELPENYLQIGFSDAGMVIIYNELGKEAIPLENKQLIIPWEIVEDYVTI; via the coding sequence ATGAAGTGTTTTTTTATTAGGCTTGCTCAAGCTACATTTGATAACATGATAAATCACAAGGATAAATTTTTATACACTATCATCCTTTTATTTGCTTGGGGATGTGAACAAACAGTAGAGTATAAAAGTCATATCGATACTTTCACTACAGAAAATGCTATTAATTGTTTCTCTGATACATGTCCCGCGGTAGTATTAAATTTAGTGGTCATAGACAACCCTAAATCTCTTACAGAGGTGACTAACAATTGGACAAAATTAGTTGCTTTTCAACTAATGGATTTTACCGATTACGATATGCAGACTTCTTTTAATGAAGCTATTGCCTCTTATATAAATAGTAGCCAAATATCATATCCAGAAACTTCAGAATTATCTGTAGCGCATGAACTTTCTATAGATACCGATATCTCTTATAAATCAAATGAACTTCTCTCAATTCTTCTTAGTGGTTATGCTTTCTCTGGAGGTGCTCATGGGTATGACTATGAATTATACGGGAACTTTAACCCCCATACAGGACGCGAATTTTCTAGAGATGAACTTTTAAAAGAAGGGTTTTATGCTTTCGCGAAAGCGCAACTCCAAAAAGAATTCCCTAATCTAAGTATAGCTGAACTTCCTGAAAATTATTTACAGATAGGATTTTCAGATGCTGGAATGGTTATTATTTACAATGAACTAGGAAAAGAAGCTATTCCTTTAGAAAACAAGCAACTTATAATTCCGTGGGAAATAGTAGAAGATTACGTTACTATTTAA
- a CDS encoding cystathionine gamma-synthase: MKFNTKTIHGNQHPDKAYGAVMPPIYQTSTYAQKFVGELKEYSYSRSSNPTRHALEQSLASLENGLYGIAFASGLAAIDAVMKLLKPGDEVISTSDLYGGTYRLFTQIFEGFGIKFHFVGMHHVPTIEKYITANTKLIWVETPTNPMMNIIDIESVASIAKQHNILLTVDNTFATPYLQQPLNLGADIVMHSATKYLGGHSDLVMGGLVVKKKDIADRLYFIQNASGAICGPQDSFLALRGIKTLHVRMQRHCENGAAIARYLNNHPKVSKVYWPGFKQHPNHDIAQKQMSGYGGMLSFSTNNDSIEVAMAILENLKVFTLAESLGGVESLAGHPATMTHASIPKEDRKKIGITDSLIRLSVGIEDVEDLINDLKQALDAS, translated from the coding sequence ATGAAATTTAATACTAAAACAATTCATGGAAATCAGCATCCAGATAAAGCTTATGGAGCCGTAATGCCTCCCATTTATCAAACCTCCACTTATGCACAAAAATTTGTTGGAGAGCTTAAGGAATACAGCTATAGTCGCTCCAGTAATCCTACAAGACATGCTTTGGAACAATCTCTAGCAAGTCTGGAAAATGGTTTGTACGGGATTGCATTTGCTTCTGGTCTTGCAGCAATAGACGCGGTCATGAAGCTCCTTAAACCCGGTGATGAGGTGATTTCAACAAGTGATTTGTATGGAGGAACGTATAGGTTGTTTACTCAAATTTTTGAAGGTTTTGGTATTAAGTTCCATTTTGTAGGGATGCATCACGTACCTACGATAGAAAAATACATTACAGCCAATACTAAATTAATCTGGGTAGAAACTCCTACTAATCCTATGATGAACATCATAGATATTGAAAGTGTAGCCAGTATCGCAAAGCAACATAATATTCTACTAACGGTAGATAACACCTTTGCAACTCCTTATTTGCAACAACCCCTCAATTTAGGAGCAGATATTGTAATGCATAGCGCGACTAAATATTTAGGAGGTCATAGTGACTTAGTTATGGGAGGACTTGTCGTAAAGAAAAAGGATATTGCAGACCGTTTATATTTTATACAGAATGCCAGTGGGGCTATTTGTGGTCCCCAAGACAGTTTCCTTGCATTGAGAGGAATTAAGACGTTACACGTGAGAATGCAAAGGCATTGTGAGAATGGCGCTGCAATTGCTCGCTATTTAAACAACCACCCTAAGGTATCAAAAGTATACTGGCCAGGATTTAAACAGCACCCTAACCACGATATAGCACAAAAACAAATGAGTGGGTATGGAGGGATGCTTTCATTTTCAACAAATAATGACTCTATTGAGGTGGCGATGGCTATTTTAGAAAATCTCAAAGTCTTTACGCTGGCAGAAAGTCTAGGGGGAGTCGAGTCACTCGCTGGGCATCCAGCGACAATGACGCATGCATCAATCCCTAAAGAGGACCGAAAGAAAATAGGAATTACAGATTCCTTGATACGTTTAAGTGTGGGTATTGAGGATGTTGAAGATTTAATAAACGATTTAAAACAAGCATTGGATGCCAGTTAA